AGGCGCTGGTCGCCTGAGGCCTTGGGCCGGCGCGGTCCCCCCGCGCCGGCGCCGGGGATCAGGCGCGCTGCGCGCGCAGCTCGTCGCGGATCTGCAGCAGCAGTTCCTCTTGCGTCGGGCCGGCGGGGGCGGCGGCCTCGGCTTCTTTCTTGCGGATGGCGGCGGATTGCAGCTTGTTCACGCCCTTGACCAGCAGGAACACCGCCCAGGCGATGATCAGGAAGTTGATGACCGCCGACAGGAACGAGCCATAGGCAAAGACCGAGGCGCCCGAATCGCGCGCCGCGGCCAGGCTGGCGCCCTCGGGGACGGTGCCCTTCAGCACGACGTAATGGCCGCTGAAATCGGTGCCGCCGGTCAGAAGACCGATGATCGGGTTGATCAGATCGGCAACCAGCGAATTGACGATGGCGGTGAACGCCGCGCCGATGATGATCCCGACGGCAAGGTCGATGACATTGCCCCGGGCGATGAATTCCTTGAATTCCTTGATCATGTGCTTACCTTTTCGAACCTGTCGCACCTGTTAACAAATGTGCGCATAACACGTTGCCGGAATCCAGCCCAGACGGAACGGAACCACGACCGCGCCGATCGGCTGTCCCGTCACGCACCGCCGGAGCGCGCCGCGAGGAATACGGGCCGATGAAAAGTCGTCCCCTGCTTGAAATCATGCCAAGAGGAAAAACCGGATCGCACAGCGGCGTCAAGCCAGCCGGGCCGAATTTCCATGAAAAACAGTCGGGAATCGGCGCCCCGCCGCGACGGGCGGGCGGGGCGCCGGATGTCCTAGCCGCGCAGCGTGCCGCCGGTGGCCTTGCCCACCTTCTCGACGATCTTCGCGCTGACCGCCTCGATCTCGGCATCGGTCAGGGTCTTGTCCCTCGGCTGCAACCGGGCGGTGATGGCGATGGACTTCTTGCCGCCCTCCAGCCCGGTGAACTGGTCGAAGACCGTGACCCGCTCGATCAGCGCCTTGTCCGCGCCGGCCGCCGCGTTCACCAGCGCCAGCGCCTCGACCTGCGCATCCACGACAAAGGCGAAGTCGCGCTCGACCGCCTGCAGGTCCGACAGCACCAGCGCCGGGCGCGAGGGCGTGCGGACCTTGGGCAGCGGCACCGCGGCGATGCGCACGGTAAAGCCGACCGCCGTGCCCTTGATGCCGAAATGCTTCAGCACGCGCGGGTGGATCTCGCCGAAGGTCGCCAGCGTGTTCGGGCCCAGCGCGATATTGCCGGCGCGACCGGGATGCCACCAGCCGTCCAGCTTGCGGTTGACCTGCGCCTTGGCCGGCGCGCCCACGGTGGCCAGCACCGCCTCGGCATCGGCCTTGGCGTCATAGATGTCCACCTTGCGGCGCGAGGCATAGGGGTCGCGCGGCGCCGTCGCACCGACCAGGATGCCGGACAGATGCAGGTCCTGCTCGCCCGGCTCGCCGCCGCTGAAGACCGGGCCGCATTCGAACAGCGCCAGGTCCATGAAGCCGCGCGCCTGGTTGCGCGCCGCCGCCGCCAGCAGGCCGGGCAGCAGGTCGGGGCGCATATGCGTCATCTCGCTGCTGATCGGGTTCTCGATCCGCACCGCGTCCGAGCCGCCGCCGAACAGCGCCGCCGCCGGCTGGTCGATGAAGCTGTAGGTGACGCATTCGTTATAGCCCAGGCTCGCCGCCATGCGCCGCGCCGCCGATTCCCGGCGTTGCAGCGGCGTCAGCACCGGCTGCGGCACGCCGGCCTGCGGGCGCGGCAGCGGCTGGCCTTGCAGCTTGGTCAGGCTGGCGATGCGGGCGACCTCCTCGACCAGGTCGGCGCTGCCCTGCACGTCTGGGCGCCAGGACGGCACGAAGGCCTGGTCGCCCTCCAGCCGGAAGCCCAGCGCCTGCAAGGTCGCGCGCTGTTCCGCCTCGGGGATCTCCATGCCGACCAGGCTGATGACCCGGGCCGGGTCCAGCCCGTAGCTGCGCGTCGTGTCGGGCACGGCTCCGGCGGTGACGACCTCCGAGGCCTCGCCGCCGCACAGCTCGAGGATCATCCGCGTCGCCCGCTCCAGCCCCTGTTGCGTGAAGGCCGGATCGGCGCCGCGCTCGAAGCGATAGCGGGCGTCCGAGTTGATCTTCAGCGCCCGGCCGGCGGTGGCGATGGCGATCGGGTCCCAATAGGCGCTTTCCAGGAAGACCTCGGTGGTTGCCTCGGAACAGCCCGAAAGCTCGCCGCCCATGATGCCGGCGATGCTTTCCGGGCCCTGTTCGTCGGCGATCACCATGGTGCCGGGGGCGAAGGCATAGGTCTTGCCGTCCAGCGCCAGCAGTTCCTCGCCCTCGGCCGAGGGGCGCACCACCAGGTCGCCCTTGACCTTGGCGGCGTCAAAGACATGCAGCGGCCGGTTCAGGTCGAAGGTGAAGAAATTCGTGATGTCGACCAGCGTGTTGATCGGGCGCAGGCCGATGGCGGTCAGGCGCTTTTGCAGCCAGTCCGGCGAGGGGCCGTTCTGGACGCCCCGGATCAGCCTTCCGCTGAAGAACGGCGCCTTTTCGGCCACCTGCGGATCGATCACCACCTTGATCGGGCTGGGAAAGCTGCCCGGCACGGTGACATCGGCCAGGGGCTTCAGCCGGCCCAGGCCGCGCGCGGCCAGGTCGCGGGCGACGCCGCGCACGCCCAGCGCATCGGGGCGGTTCGGGGTGATCTTGATCTCGATGACCGGATCGACCGCCTCGGGGCGGTTCGCGGCCAGCCAGTCGACGAATCTCTCGCCGACCTCGCCCGAGGCCAGCTCGATGATGCCGTTGTGTTCGTCGGAAAGCTCCAGCTCGCGCTCGGAGGCCATCATGCCATGGCTCTCGACGCCGCGGATCTTGCCGACGCCCAGCGTGGTGTCGAGC
This portion of the Paracoccus sp. N5 genome encodes:
- the mscL gene encoding large conductance mechanosensitive channel protein MscL yields the protein MIKEFKEFIARGNVIDLAVGIIIGAAFTAIVNSLVADLINPIIGLLTGGTDFSGHYVVLKGTVPEGASLAAARDSGASVFAYGSFLSAVINFLIIAWAVFLLVKGVNKLQSAAIRKKEAEAAAPAGPTQEELLLQIRDELRAQRA
- the pheT gene encoding phenylalanine--tRNA ligase subunit beta, translated to MKFTLSWLKEHLDTTASLDAITEALTDLGLEVEGVTDPAARLAPFTIARVLEAVQHPDADRLRVCKVLTDEGEKQIVCGAPNARAGITVVLAKPGDYVPGLDTTLGVGKIRGVESHGMMASERELELSDEHNGIIELASGEVGERFVDWLAANRPEAVDPVIEIKITPNRPDALGVRGVARDLAARGLGRLKPLADVTVPGSFPSPIKVVIDPQVAEKAPFFSGRLIRGVQNGPSPDWLQKRLTAIGLRPINTLVDITNFFTFDLNRPLHVFDAAKVKGDLVVRPSAEGEELLALDGKTYAFAPGTMVIADEQGPESIAGIMGGELSGCSEATTEVFLESAYWDPIAIATAGRALKINSDARYRFERGADPAFTQQGLERATRMILELCGGEASEVVTAGAVPDTTRSYGLDPARVISLVGMEIPEAEQRATLQALGFRLEGDQAFVPSWRPDVQGSADLVEEVARIASLTKLQGQPLPRPQAGVPQPVLTPLQRRESAARRMAASLGYNECVTYSFIDQPAAALFGGGSDAVRIENPISSEMTHMRPDLLPGLLAAAARNQARGFMDLALFECGPVFSGGEPGEQDLHLSGILVGATAPRDPYASRRKVDIYDAKADAEAVLATVGAPAKAQVNRKLDGWWHPGRAGNIALGPNTLATFGEIHPRVLKHFGIKGTAVGFTVRIAAVPLPKVRTPSRPALVLSDLQAVERDFAFVVDAQVEALALVNAAAGADKALIERVTVFDQFTGLEGGKKSIAITARLQPRDKTLTDAEIEAVSAKIVEKVGKATGGTLRG